In Rattus rattus isolate New Zealand chromosome 9, Rrattus_CSIRO_v1, whole genome shotgun sequence, a genomic segment contains:
- the Aurkb gene encoding aurora kinase B, producing MCLELSRPDSDGLESQSGLNTLPQRVLRKEPAMTPAQALMNRSNSQSTAVPGHKLTENKGATALQGPQSRQPFTIDNFEIGRPLGKGKFGNVYLAREKKSRFIVALKILFKSQIEKEGVEHQLRREIEIQAHLKHPNILQLYNYFYDQQRIYLILEYAPRGELYKELQKSGTFDEQRTATIMEELSDALMYCHKKKVIHRDIKPENLLLGLQGELKIADFGWSVHAPSLRRKTMCGTLDYLPPEMIEGRMHNEMVDLWCIGVLCYELMVGNPPFESPSHSETYRRIVKVDLKFPSSMPLGAKDLISKLLKHNPSQRLPLEQVSAHPWVRANSRRVLPPSAL from the exons ATGTGTTTAGAACTATCCAGACCGGACAGTGATGGGCTTGAG TCTCAGTCTGGCCTGAACACCTTGCCCCAAAGAGTCCTACGGAAGGAGCCTGCCATGACACCTGCACAGGCCCTCATGAACCGGTCCAACAGCCAGTCCACAG CTGTCCCTGGCCATAAGTTGACTGAGAACAAGGGCGCCACTGCCTTGCAAGGACCCCAGAGCAG GCAGCCTTTCACCATTGACAACTTTGAGATTGGGCGTCCTCTGGGCAAAGGCAAATTTGGAAATGTGTACTTGGCTCGAGAGAAGAAAAGCCGTTTCATCGTGGCGCTAAAGATCCTCTTCAAGTCTCAGATTGAAAAGGAGGGGGTGGAGCACCAGCTCCGCCGAGAGATCGAAATCCAGGCGCACCTGAA ACATCCCAACATTCTTCAGCTGTACAACTACTTCTATGACCAGCAGAGGATCTACTTGATACTTGAATACGCCCCCCGCGGAGAGCTCTACAAGGAACTACAGAAGAGCGGAACCTTCGATGAGCAGCGGACTGCCACG ATCATGGAGGAACTGTCAGACGCGCTGATGTACTGCCACAAGAAGAAGGTGATTCACAGAGACATAAAGCCCGAGAACCTGCTGTTAGGTCTACAGGGAGAGCTGAAGATTGCGGACTTTGGCTGGTCTGTGCATGCCCCATCCCTGAG GAGGAAGACCATGTGCGGCACCCTGGACTATCTGCCCCCAGAGATGATTGAGGGGCGGATGCATAATGAGATGGTGGATCTGTGGTGCATTGGAGTGCTCTGCTATGAACTGATGGTGGGGAACCCACCCTTTGAGAGTCCTAGCCACAGTGAGACATATCGTCGGATTGTCAAG GTAGACCTGAAGTTCCCCTCTTCTATGCCTTTGGGGGCCAAGGACCTCATCTCCAAGCTGCTCAAACATAATCCCTCACAACGACTGCCTCTGGAGCAGGTCTCGGCTCACCCTTGGGTCCGGGCCAACTCACGGAGggttctgcctccctctgccctttAG
- the Borcs6 gene encoding BLOC-1-related complex subunit 6, with amino-acid sequence MEAARGRLGPEQDLSTGADHQAVTFSGRPSRTLSKPPSAWTLSGEEEAESVGVASRHPRPSPKTSSGSIAHRPELDIWEDKPSARATPSGARGSRGTSGSEHTPPPSSWYPEPEPSEDQPSALTVCRRGSPGGVEMNVELPQQEGDDNDDGDDEEAAAAGRAGHSFPSRLQDSRSLDGLSGACGGGGSSSSGEAGAGGGRRATISSPLELEGTVSRHGDLTHFVANNLQLKIRLSGAPSPVPPASGRPCLTPAPTPTIPPIDPDVLRDLERLSRELGGRVDRLLCGLGGAVQELTALSVGCIQTYRDAVDSLGEAVDMSIKGMYTLLARCEELERALQPVQGLARQVRDIRRTLEVLEALCK; translated from the coding sequence ATGGAGGCCGCCCGGGGGCGGCTCGGGCCGGAGCAGGACCTTTCGACCGGAGCGGACCACCAGGCTGTGACTTTCAGCGGCAGGCCGTCCCGAACGCTCTCGAAACCGCCCTCAGCCTGGACGCTGTCCGGGGAGGAAGAGGCTGAGAGCGTTGGGGTCGCGAGCCGTCACCCCCGACCGTCCCCGAAGACTTCGAGCGGCAGCATCGCCCATCGGCCGGAGCTGGACATTTGGGAGGACAAGCCAAGCGCCCGGGCGACGCCGTCAGGGGCCCGGGGCAGCCGGGGGACGTCAGGTTCCGAGCACACCCCGCCCCCGTCCTCCTGGTACCCGGAGCCCGAGCCCAGCGAGGATCAGCCCTCCGCTCTGACGGTCTGCCGTCGAGGGAGCCCCGGAGGCGTTGAGATGAATGTGGAGCTGCCTCAGCAAGAGGGTGACGACAACGACGACGGCGACGacgaggaggcggcggcggcgggtaGGGCTGGCCACTCGTTTCCCAGCCGCCTTCAGGACAGCCGCAGCCTGGACGGACTGAGTGGGGCGTGCGGCGGAGGGGGATCTTCTTCCAGTGGCGAGGCCGGCGCGGGCGGAGGACGTCGCGCCACCATCTCCAGCCCACTAGAGCTGGAGGGCACGGTGAGCCGCCACGGCGACCTTACTCACTTTGTCGCCAACAACCTACAACTCAAGATCCGACTGAGTGGCGCCCCATCACccgttcctcctgcctctgggagACCCTGCCTAACGCCCGCACCCACCCCCACTATCCCTCCCATCGACCCGGACGTACTGAGGGATCTGGAGCGGCTGAGTCGCGAGCTGGGCGGCAGGGTGGACCGTCTGCTCTGCGGGCTGGGTGGTGCGGTGCAGGAGCTGACGGCATTGAGCGTGGGCTGCATCCAGACCTACCGCGACGCGGTGGACTCCTTAGGTGAAGCCGTGGACATGAGCATCAAGGGCATGTACACCTTGCTTGCGCGCTGCGAGGAGCTGGAACGGGCTTTGCAACCGGTTCAGGGGCTGGCACGCCAAGTCCGAGATATCCGACGCACTCTGGAGGTGTTGGAGGCCCTATGCAAGTGA